The following proteins are encoded in a genomic region of Oncorhynchus kisutch isolate 150728-3 linkage group LG6, Okis_V2, whole genome shotgun sequence:
- the LOC109892984 gene encoding RNA-binding protein 27-like isoform X3 — translation MIIENVEALKSWLAKLLEPICDADPSALANYVVALVKKDKTEKELKALCADQLDVFLQKETTGFVDKLFECLTTKNYLGNPVAKEVPKEDTKLPVLKQEAVEVENVEEDRGDNRRRRSPLRNRSDFNESRGRDDRRRDDRKRRDMDRHGKSTDSHRDRHDRRGGNSRGRSYSRSRSRSRSGSRDMSRDKEHSRGRDYRSKFEVERKEPESFNSTSVSLGTQQQQQHQHPPPLLPTPQQHPFPSSAGQAVPSSVTVVAPAHLPDSTTESWSNYYSNHREGKLFNKSTSVKHRCRDYDEKGFCVRGDLCPFDHGNDPLIVDDVTLPAMIPFPPPGMPPPARMAMPPMTEPPPAIRMPMPPHGQPPPPCIFPMPPPGPPLIPASGIDTPNNSGASSASSLGPPGVGPPPPLPPPPPSSSVSLHPQYSQSEYNYDPEAYNPESPGITAASRPQYRQFIPRIQTQRPNLIGLTSGDGQGSRAANIVIQTEPAVASVPSSVSRYSSTEQESRKRPLGPTEGQLPKKLWMDKSNYQANNQLNFPNNKPQHGGFPKKNHYVNTKLEVRKIPRDLNNITKLNEHFSKFGTIVNIQVVFGGDPEAALIQYTANEEARRAISSIEAVLNNRFIRVYWHREANTQQQGQSMGQGQGDGLSQSSAMGQQQPNVHKQVIKQHSPGAYVLNNKTVPKHCHGVGAVAGGKLDSLHPSTDTAAALLASSGVLQKGPYISTVLKATSKSLGKTAKALEELEVLKKKQETLKLQQDMRKKKQEMLEKQIECQKALINRLEKNRATLKPEERANLMKTLKDLTDKISQLQNEMNPASHSTAQSKTKIDKQKELLDAELDFHKKMSSGEDTTDLKQKLGQLQVEATWLGLIPTGRGKVDDPIGVRGRGRGRGRGRGRGHRGGGRGGGNHMVVDHRPRAIAIMGVTQEEKEELLPHFVKFGEIQELHDQDATSVVITFKTRSEAENAANQGAKFKGRVLQISWHKPKTPSMSTEPEEESLKDEANKEEVSPYLLMEEDDDEDDEYESRSWRR, via the exons ATGATCATAGAAAATGTGGAAGCTTTGAAGTCGTGGCTCGCAAAACTCCTGGAGCCAAT ATGTGATGCTGACCCCTCTGCTTTAGCCAATTATGTTGTGGCTTTGGTAAAGAAGGACAAAACTGAGAAAGAGCTAAAAGCACTTTGTGCAGATCAACTGGATGTCTTCTTACAAAAAG AAACCACTGGATTTGTTGATAAGCTCTTTGAATGTTTGACCACCAAAAACTACTTGGGTAATCCAGTAGCTAAGGAAGTTCCCAAAGAGGACACCAAACTCCCTGTACTAAAACAGGAGGCTGTGGAG GTTGAAAATGTAGAAGAGGATAGGGGGGATAACAGGAGGAGAAGAAGTCCACTGAGAAACCGCTCTGACTTCAACGAGTCAAG GGGCCGTGATGACCGCAGACGAGACGACCGCAAGCGGCGTGACATGGACCGTCACGGTAAAAGCACAGATTCCCACCGCGATAGACATGACCGGCGCGGAGGCAACTCTCGTGGGCGCAGCTACAGCCGCAGCAGGAGCCGCAGCCGAAGTGGGAGCCGAGACATGAGCAGGGACAAGGAGCAcagcagagggagag ATTACAGGTCAAAGTTTGAAGTGGAGAGGAAGGAGCCTGAGAGTTTCAACTCCACCTCTGTGTCCCTGGGTAcccaacaacagcagcaacaccAGCATCCGCCACCTCTCCTGCCAACCCCCCAGCAGCACCCGTTCCCCTCCTCTGCTGGCCAAGCTGTCCCCAGCTCTGTTACCGTGGTAGCGCCCGCTCACCTGCCCGACAGCACCACGGAGAGCTGGTCTAATTACTACTCCAATCACAGGGAGGGCAAGTTGTTCAACAAGAGCACTTCAGTCAAGCACCGCTGTCGCGACTACGACG AGAAAGGTTTCTGTGTGCGTGGTGACCTCTGTCCCTTTGACCACGGCAATGATCCTCTGATTGTGGACGACGTCACGCTGCCCGCTATGATCCCGTTTCCCCCACCTGGAATGCCACCGCCGGCCCGGATGGCCATGCCACCCATGACCGAGCCGCCCCCTGCCATCAGGATGCCCATGCCCCCCCACGGCCAGCCGCCCCCACCGTGCATCTTCCCTATGCCTCCTCCTG GGCCCCCATTAATACCAGCAAGTGGGATAGATACTCCCAACAACTCAGGAGCGAGTTCTGCCTCCTCTCTGGGACCGCCTGGAGtgggacctcctcctcctcttcctccaccacctccatctTCTTCAGTCTCTCTACACCCCCAATATTCTCAGTCAGAAT ATAATTATGACCCAGAGGCCTACAACCCAGAGTCTCCAGGCATCACTGCAGCCAGCCGGCCCCAGTACAGGCAGTTCATCCCCCGCATCCAGACCCAGAGACCCAACCTGATTGGCCTCACTTCTGGAGATGGCCAGGGATCCAGAG CAGCTAACATAGTGATCCAGACAGAGCCAGCGGTGGCCAGTGTTCCCAGCAGTGTGTCCCGCTACAGCAGCACCGAGCAGGAGAGCAGGAAGAGGCCCCTGGGGCCCACAGAGGGCCAGCTGCCCAAAAAACTCTGGATGGacaa GTCAAACTACCAGGCCAACAACCAACTCAACTTCCCCAACAACAAGCCCCAACACGGGGGCTTCCCCAAGAAGAATCACTATGTAAACACTAAGCTGGAAGTTCGCAAAATCCCCCGAGATCTCAACAACATCACCAAATTGAATGAACACTTCAGCAAGTTTGGTACCATCGTGAATATTCAG GTGGTGTTTGGTGGTGACCCAGAGGCAGCTCTGATCCAGTACACAGCCAACGAAGAGGCACGGCGGGCCATCTCCAGCATTGAGGCGGTGCTCAACAACCGCTTCATCCGTGTGTACTGGCACCGAGAGGCCAACACCCAGCAGCAGGGACAGAGcatgggtcagggtcagggggaCGGACTGAGCCAGAGCTCTGCCATGGGGCAACAGCAACCCAACGTCCACAAG CAGGTGATAAAGCAGCACAGTCCCGGGGCCTATGTGCTGAATAATAAGACGGTGCCCAAACATTGCCACGGTGTTGGGGCTGTGGCCGGGGGCAAACTGGACTCCCTGCACCCCAGCACGGACACTGCAGCA GCACTCCTCGCCTCCTCTGGGGTCCTTCAGAAGGGACCCTACATATCCACAGTCCTCAAGGCAACATCCAAGTCACTTGGTAAAACTGCCAAAGCACTTGAAGAACtggaggtcttgaaaaagaagcaG GAGACATTGAAGTTGCAACAGGACATGAGGAAAAAAAAACAGGAGATGCTTGAGAAACAGATTGAATGCCAGAAG GCTCTAATAAACAGACTTGAAAAGAACCGGGCCACATTGAAGCCAGAGGAGAGGGCCAACCTTATGAAGACTCTGAAGGATCTGACCGACAAGATCTCCCAGCTCCAGAACGAGATGAACCCAGCCTCCCACTCAACGGCCCAGTCCAAGACCAAGATAGAT AAACAAAAGGAGCTTCTGGATGCAGAGCTTGATTTCCACAAGAAGATGAGTTCTGGAGAGGACACGACAGACCTGAAGCAGAAACTGGGTCAGCTACAGGTTGAG GCCACGTGGTTGGGCTTGATACCGACCGGGCGGGGAAAGGTGGATGATCCAATAGGCGTCAGGGGCAGGGGCCGAGGCCGAGGAAGGGGCAGGGGACGgggacacagaggaggaggaagaggagggggcaATCACATGGTGGTGGACCACAGGCCCCGGGCCATCGCCATCATGGGAGTCAcacaggaagagaaggaggagctGCTGCCTCACTTTGTG AAATTTGGTGAGATACAAGAGCTTCATGATCAGGATGCCACCAGCGTTGTCATAACGTTCAAGACCCGGAGTGAAGCAGAGAAT GCTGCAAACCAAGGAGCAAAGTTCAAAGGTCGCGTTCTACAGATTTCATGGCACAAGCCGAAGACTCCATCCATGTCCACAGAACCTGAAGAGGAGTCGTTGAAGGACGAGGCCAATAAG GAGGAAGTCAGCCCCTACCTGCTTATGGAGGAAGACGACGATGAGGATGACGAGTACGAGAGTCGTTCATGGAGGCGATGA
- the LOC109892984 gene encoding RNA-binding protein 27-like isoform X4 gives MIIENVEALKSWLAKLLEPICDADPSALANYVVALVKKDKTEKELKALCADQLDVFLQKETTGFVDKLFECLTTKNYLGNPVAKEVPKEDTKLPVLKQEAVEVENVEEDRGDNRRRRSPLRNRSDFNESRGRDDRRRDDRKRRDMDRHGKSTDSHRDRHDRRGGNSRGRSYSRSRSRSRSGSRDMSRDKEHSRGRDYRSKFEVERKEPESFNSTSVSLGTQQQQQHQHPPPLLPTPQQHPFPSSAGQAVPSSVTVVAPAHLPDSTTESWSNYYSNHREGKLFNKSTSVKHRCRDYDEKGFCVRGDLCPFDHGNDPLIVDDVTLPAMIPFPPPGMPPPARMAMPPMTEPPPAIRMPMPPHGQPPPPCIFPMPPPGPPLIPASGIDTPNNSGASSASSLGPPGVGPPPPLPPPPPSSSVSLHPQYSQSEYNYDPEAYNPESPGITAASRPQYRQFIPRIQTQRPNLIGLTSGDGQGSRAANIVIQTEPAVASVPSSVSRYSSTEQESRKRPLGPTEGQLPKKLWMDKSNYQANNQLNFPNNKPQHGGFPKKNHYVNTKLEVRKIPRDLNNITKLNEHFSKFGTIVNIQVVFGGDPEAALIQYTANEEARRAISSIEAVLNNRFIRVYWHREANTQQQGQSMGQGQGDGLSQSSAMGQQQPNVHKVIKQHSPGAYVLNNKTVPKHCHGVGAVAGGKLDSLHPSTDTAAALLASSGVLQKGPYISTVLKATSKSLGKTAKALEELEVLKKKQETLKLQQDMRKKKQEMLEKQIECQKALINRLEKNRATLKPEERANLMKTLKDLTDKISQLQNEMNPASHSTAQSKTKIDKQKELLDAELDFHKKMSSGEDTTDLKQKLGQLQVEATWLGLIPTGRGKVDDPIGVRGRGRGRGRGRGRGHRGGGRGGGNHMVVDHRPRAIAIMGVTQEEKEELLPHFVKFGEIQELHDQDATSVVITFKTRSEAENAANQGAKFKGRVLQISWHKPKTPSMSTEPEEESLKDEANKEEVSPYLLMEEDDDEDDEYESRSWRR, from the exons ATGATCATAGAAAATGTGGAAGCTTTGAAGTCGTGGCTCGCAAAACTCCTGGAGCCAAT ATGTGATGCTGACCCCTCTGCTTTAGCCAATTATGTTGTGGCTTTGGTAAAGAAGGACAAAACTGAGAAAGAGCTAAAAGCACTTTGTGCAGATCAACTGGATGTCTTCTTACAAAAAG AAACCACTGGATTTGTTGATAAGCTCTTTGAATGTTTGACCACCAAAAACTACTTGGGTAATCCAGTAGCTAAGGAAGTTCCCAAAGAGGACACCAAACTCCCTGTACTAAAACAGGAGGCTGTGGAG GTTGAAAATGTAGAAGAGGATAGGGGGGATAACAGGAGGAGAAGAAGTCCACTGAGAAACCGCTCTGACTTCAACGAGTCAAG GGGCCGTGATGACCGCAGACGAGACGACCGCAAGCGGCGTGACATGGACCGTCACGGTAAAAGCACAGATTCCCACCGCGATAGACATGACCGGCGCGGAGGCAACTCTCGTGGGCGCAGCTACAGCCGCAGCAGGAGCCGCAGCCGAAGTGGGAGCCGAGACATGAGCAGGGACAAGGAGCAcagcagagggagag ATTACAGGTCAAAGTTTGAAGTGGAGAGGAAGGAGCCTGAGAGTTTCAACTCCACCTCTGTGTCCCTGGGTAcccaacaacagcagcaacaccAGCATCCGCCACCTCTCCTGCCAACCCCCCAGCAGCACCCGTTCCCCTCCTCTGCTGGCCAAGCTGTCCCCAGCTCTGTTACCGTGGTAGCGCCCGCTCACCTGCCCGACAGCACCACGGAGAGCTGGTCTAATTACTACTCCAATCACAGGGAGGGCAAGTTGTTCAACAAGAGCACTTCAGTCAAGCACCGCTGTCGCGACTACGACG AGAAAGGTTTCTGTGTGCGTGGTGACCTCTGTCCCTTTGACCACGGCAATGATCCTCTGATTGTGGACGACGTCACGCTGCCCGCTATGATCCCGTTTCCCCCACCTGGAATGCCACCGCCGGCCCGGATGGCCATGCCACCCATGACCGAGCCGCCCCCTGCCATCAGGATGCCCATGCCCCCCCACGGCCAGCCGCCCCCACCGTGCATCTTCCCTATGCCTCCTCCTG GGCCCCCATTAATACCAGCAAGTGGGATAGATACTCCCAACAACTCAGGAGCGAGTTCTGCCTCCTCTCTGGGACCGCCTGGAGtgggacctcctcctcctcttcctccaccacctccatctTCTTCAGTCTCTCTACACCCCCAATATTCTCAGTCAGAAT ATAATTATGACCCAGAGGCCTACAACCCAGAGTCTCCAGGCATCACTGCAGCCAGCCGGCCCCAGTACAGGCAGTTCATCCCCCGCATCCAGACCCAGAGACCCAACCTGATTGGCCTCACTTCTGGAGATGGCCAGGGATCCAGAG CAGCTAACATAGTGATCCAGACAGAGCCAGCGGTGGCCAGTGTTCCCAGCAGTGTGTCCCGCTACAGCAGCACCGAGCAGGAGAGCAGGAAGAGGCCCCTGGGGCCCACAGAGGGCCAGCTGCCCAAAAAACTCTGGATGGacaa GTCAAACTACCAGGCCAACAACCAACTCAACTTCCCCAACAACAAGCCCCAACACGGGGGCTTCCCCAAGAAGAATCACTATGTAAACACTAAGCTGGAAGTTCGCAAAATCCCCCGAGATCTCAACAACATCACCAAATTGAATGAACACTTCAGCAAGTTTGGTACCATCGTGAATATTCAG GTGGTGTTTGGTGGTGACCCAGAGGCAGCTCTGATCCAGTACACAGCCAACGAAGAGGCACGGCGGGCCATCTCCAGCATTGAGGCGGTGCTCAACAACCGCTTCATCCGTGTGTACTGGCACCGAGAGGCCAACACCCAGCAGCAGGGACAGAGcatgggtcagggtcagggggaCGGACTGAGCCAGAGCTCTGCCATGGGGCAACAGCAACCCAACGTCCACAAG GTGATAAAGCAGCACAGTCCCGGGGCCTATGTGCTGAATAATAAGACGGTGCCCAAACATTGCCACGGTGTTGGGGCTGTGGCCGGGGGCAAACTGGACTCCCTGCACCCCAGCACGGACACTGCAGCA GCACTCCTCGCCTCCTCTGGGGTCCTTCAGAAGGGACCCTACATATCCACAGTCCTCAAGGCAACATCCAAGTCACTTGGTAAAACTGCCAAAGCACTTGAAGAACtggaggtcttgaaaaagaagcaG GAGACATTGAAGTTGCAACAGGACATGAGGAAAAAAAAACAGGAGATGCTTGAGAAACAGATTGAATGCCAGAAG GCTCTAATAAACAGACTTGAAAAGAACCGGGCCACATTGAAGCCAGAGGAGAGGGCCAACCTTATGAAGACTCTGAAGGATCTGACCGACAAGATCTCCCAGCTCCAGAACGAGATGAACCCAGCCTCCCACTCAACGGCCCAGTCCAAGACCAAGATAGAT AAACAAAAGGAGCTTCTGGATGCAGAGCTTGATTTCCACAAGAAGATGAGTTCTGGAGAGGACACGACAGACCTGAAGCAGAAACTGGGTCAGCTACAGGTTGAG GCCACGTGGTTGGGCTTGATACCGACCGGGCGGGGAAAGGTGGATGATCCAATAGGCGTCAGGGGCAGGGGCCGAGGCCGAGGAAGGGGCAGGGGACGgggacacagaggaggaggaagaggagggggcaATCACATGGTGGTGGACCACAGGCCCCGGGCCATCGCCATCATGGGAGTCAcacaggaagagaaggaggagctGCTGCCTCACTTTGTG AAATTTGGTGAGATACAAGAGCTTCATGATCAGGATGCCACCAGCGTTGTCATAACGTTCAAGACCCGGAGTGAAGCAGAGAAT GCTGCAAACCAAGGAGCAAAGTTCAAAGGTCGCGTTCTACAGATTTCATGGCACAAGCCGAAGACTCCATCCATGTCCACAGAACCTGAAGAGGAGTCGTTGAAGGACGAGGCCAATAAG GAGGAAGTCAGCCCCTACCTGCTTATGGAGGAAGACGACGATGAGGATGACGAGTACGAGAGTCGTTCATGGAGGCGATGA
- the LOC109892984 gene encoding RNA-binding protein 27-like isoform X5: MIIENVEALKSWLAKLLEPICDADPSALANYVVALVKKDKTEKELKALCADQLDVFLQKETTGFVDKLFECLTTKNYLGNPVAKEVPKEDTKLPVLKQEAVEVENVEEDRGDNRRRRSPLRNRSDFNESRGRDDRRRDDRKRRDMDRHGKSTDSHRDRHDRRGGNSRGRSYSRSRSRSRSGSRDMSRDKEHSRGRDYRSKFEVERKEPESFNSTSVSLGTQQQQQHQHPPPLLPTPQQHPFPSSAGQAVPSSVTVVAPAHLPDSTTESWSNYYSNHREGKLFNKSTSVKHRCRDYDEKGFCVRGDLCPFDHGNDPLIVDDVTLPAMIPFPPPGMPPPARMAMPPMTEPPPAIRMPMPPHGQPPPPCIFPMPPPGPPLIPASGIDTPNNSGASSASSLGPPGVGPPPPLPPPPPSSSVSLHPQYSQSEYNYDPEAYNPESPGITAASRPQYRQFIPRIQTQRPNLIGLTSGDGQGSRANIVIQTEPAVASVPSSVSRYSSTEQESRKRPLGPTEGQLPKKLWMDKSNYQANNQLNFPNNKPQHGGFPKKNHYVNTKLEVRKIPRDLNNITKLNEHFSKFGTIVNIQVVFGGDPEAALIQYTANEEARRAISSIEAVLNNRFIRVYWHREANTQQQGQSMGQGQGDGLSQSSAMGQQQPNVHKQVIKQHSPGAYVLNNKTVPKHCHGVGAVAGGKLDSLHPSTDTAAALLASSGVLQKGPYISTVLKATSKSLGKTAKALEELEVLKKKQETLKLQQDMRKKKQEMLEKQIECQKALINRLEKNRATLKPEERANLMKTLKDLTDKISQLQNEMNPASHSTAQSKTKIDKQKELLDAELDFHKKMSSGEDTTDLKQKLGQLQVEATWLGLIPTGRGKVDDPIGVRGRGRGRGRGRGRGHRGGGRGGGNHMVVDHRPRAIAIMGVTQEEKEELLPHFVKFGEIQELHDQDATSVVITFKTRSEAENAANQGAKFKGRVLQISWHKPKTPSMSTEPEEESLKDEANKEEVSPYLLMEEDDDEDDEYESRSWRR; this comes from the exons ATGATCATAGAAAATGTGGAAGCTTTGAAGTCGTGGCTCGCAAAACTCCTGGAGCCAAT ATGTGATGCTGACCCCTCTGCTTTAGCCAATTATGTTGTGGCTTTGGTAAAGAAGGACAAAACTGAGAAAGAGCTAAAAGCACTTTGTGCAGATCAACTGGATGTCTTCTTACAAAAAG AAACCACTGGATTTGTTGATAAGCTCTTTGAATGTTTGACCACCAAAAACTACTTGGGTAATCCAGTAGCTAAGGAAGTTCCCAAAGAGGACACCAAACTCCCTGTACTAAAACAGGAGGCTGTGGAG GTTGAAAATGTAGAAGAGGATAGGGGGGATAACAGGAGGAGAAGAAGTCCACTGAGAAACCGCTCTGACTTCAACGAGTCAAG GGGCCGTGATGACCGCAGACGAGACGACCGCAAGCGGCGTGACATGGACCGTCACGGTAAAAGCACAGATTCCCACCGCGATAGACATGACCGGCGCGGAGGCAACTCTCGTGGGCGCAGCTACAGCCGCAGCAGGAGCCGCAGCCGAAGTGGGAGCCGAGACATGAGCAGGGACAAGGAGCAcagcagagggagag ATTACAGGTCAAAGTTTGAAGTGGAGAGGAAGGAGCCTGAGAGTTTCAACTCCACCTCTGTGTCCCTGGGTAcccaacaacagcagcaacaccAGCATCCGCCACCTCTCCTGCCAACCCCCCAGCAGCACCCGTTCCCCTCCTCTGCTGGCCAAGCTGTCCCCAGCTCTGTTACCGTGGTAGCGCCCGCTCACCTGCCCGACAGCACCACGGAGAGCTGGTCTAATTACTACTCCAATCACAGGGAGGGCAAGTTGTTCAACAAGAGCACTTCAGTCAAGCACCGCTGTCGCGACTACGACG AGAAAGGTTTCTGTGTGCGTGGTGACCTCTGTCCCTTTGACCACGGCAATGATCCTCTGATTGTGGACGACGTCACGCTGCCCGCTATGATCCCGTTTCCCCCACCTGGAATGCCACCGCCGGCCCGGATGGCCATGCCACCCATGACCGAGCCGCCCCCTGCCATCAGGATGCCCATGCCCCCCCACGGCCAGCCGCCCCCACCGTGCATCTTCCCTATGCCTCCTCCTG GGCCCCCATTAATACCAGCAAGTGGGATAGATACTCCCAACAACTCAGGAGCGAGTTCTGCCTCCTCTCTGGGACCGCCTGGAGtgggacctcctcctcctcttcctccaccacctccatctTCTTCAGTCTCTCTACACCCCCAATATTCTCAGTCAGAAT ATAATTATGACCCAGAGGCCTACAACCCAGAGTCTCCAGGCATCACTGCAGCCAGCCGGCCCCAGTACAGGCAGTTCATCCCCCGCATCCAGACCCAGAGACCCAACCTGATTGGCCTCACTTCTGGAGATGGCCAGGGATCCAGAG CTAACATAGTGATCCAGACAGAGCCAGCGGTGGCCAGTGTTCCCAGCAGTGTGTCCCGCTACAGCAGCACCGAGCAGGAGAGCAGGAAGAGGCCCCTGGGGCCCACAGAGGGCCAGCTGCCCAAAAAACTCTGGATGGacaa GTCAAACTACCAGGCCAACAACCAACTCAACTTCCCCAACAACAAGCCCCAACACGGGGGCTTCCCCAAGAAGAATCACTATGTAAACACTAAGCTGGAAGTTCGCAAAATCCCCCGAGATCTCAACAACATCACCAAATTGAATGAACACTTCAGCAAGTTTGGTACCATCGTGAATATTCAG GTGGTGTTTGGTGGTGACCCAGAGGCAGCTCTGATCCAGTACACAGCCAACGAAGAGGCACGGCGGGCCATCTCCAGCATTGAGGCGGTGCTCAACAACCGCTTCATCCGTGTGTACTGGCACCGAGAGGCCAACACCCAGCAGCAGGGACAGAGcatgggtcagggtcagggggaCGGACTGAGCCAGAGCTCTGCCATGGGGCAACAGCAACCCAACGTCCACAAG CAGGTGATAAAGCAGCACAGTCCCGGGGCCTATGTGCTGAATAATAAGACGGTGCCCAAACATTGCCACGGTGTTGGGGCTGTGGCCGGGGGCAAACTGGACTCCCTGCACCCCAGCACGGACACTGCAGCA GCACTCCTCGCCTCCTCTGGGGTCCTTCAGAAGGGACCCTACATATCCACAGTCCTCAAGGCAACATCCAAGTCACTTGGTAAAACTGCCAAAGCACTTGAAGAACtggaggtcttgaaaaagaagcaG GAGACATTGAAGTTGCAACAGGACATGAGGAAAAAAAAACAGGAGATGCTTGAGAAACAGATTGAATGCCAGAAG GCTCTAATAAACAGACTTGAAAAGAACCGGGCCACATTGAAGCCAGAGGAGAGGGCCAACCTTATGAAGACTCTGAAGGATCTGACCGACAAGATCTCCCAGCTCCAGAACGAGATGAACCCAGCCTCCCACTCAACGGCCCAGTCCAAGACCAAGATAGAT AAACAAAAGGAGCTTCTGGATGCAGAGCTTGATTTCCACAAGAAGATGAGTTCTGGAGAGGACACGACAGACCTGAAGCAGAAACTGGGTCAGCTACAGGTTGAG GCCACGTGGTTGGGCTTGATACCGACCGGGCGGGGAAAGGTGGATGATCCAATAGGCGTCAGGGGCAGGGGCCGAGGCCGAGGAAGGGGCAGGGGACGgggacacagaggaggaggaagaggagggggcaATCACATGGTGGTGGACCACAGGCCCCGGGCCATCGCCATCATGGGAGTCAcacaggaagagaaggaggagctGCTGCCTCACTTTGTG AAATTTGGTGAGATACAAGAGCTTCATGATCAGGATGCCACCAGCGTTGTCATAACGTTCAAGACCCGGAGTGAAGCAGAGAAT GCTGCAAACCAAGGAGCAAAGTTCAAAGGTCGCGTTCTACAGATTTCATGGCACAAGCCGAAGACTCCATCCATGTCCACAGAACCTGAAGAGGAGTCGTTGAAGGACGAGGCCAATAAG GAGGAAGTCAGCCCCTACCTGCTTATGGAGGAAGACGACGATGAGGATGACGAGTACGAGAGTCGTTCATGGAGGCGATGA